Proteins encoded in a region of the Pseudomonas putida genome:
- a CDS encoding MFS transporter, producing MKPTASAQPRRAAAAAFIGTMIEWYDFYIYATAAALVFGALFFPSDDSLFSTMAAFGTFAVGFFARPLGGIVFGHVGDRIGRKKSLVITLLMMGIVTVCIGLLPTYAQIGATAPVLLILLRIVQGIAVGGEWGGAVLMAGEHAPKGRRNFFASFAQLGSPAGLILSLLAFGAVTRLPEDELMSWGWRVPFLASALLLLVGLAIRLGVNESPEFIASREQAEKARRKEQAPVFEVLRTAWRPLLLCIGANTLGIAGVYFTNTFMISYTTQQLHLERSLILECLFFVAIIQFCVQPLAAWLSEKIGATRFLALVALLAMASPYPMFVLVSSGQGPLIVLGIALAAACMASFYAVIAGYVSGMFETRVRYTAISLAYQVCGAIAGGLTPLIGTWLAHTFSGQWWPMAVFYTLIATVSLVCVLALARQYARSQRLELA from the coding sequence ATGAAGCCCACCGCTTCCGCCCAGCCACGTCGTGCAGCTGCTGCCGCGTTCATCGGCACCATGATCGAATGGTACGACTTCTACATTTACGCCACCGCCGCCGCCCTGGTGTTCGGTGCCTTGTTCTTCCCCTCCGACGACAGCCTGTTCAGCACCATGGCCGCGTTCGGCACCTTCGCCGTGGGCTTTTTCGCCCGGCCGCTGGGTGGCATTGTCTTCGGCCACGTGGGCGACCGTATCGGCCGCAAGAAGTCGCTGGTCATCACCCTGCTGATGATGGGCATCGTCACCGTGTGTATCGGCCTGCTGCCGACTTACGCGCAGATCGGTGCCACCGCACCGGTGCTGTTGATCCTGCTGCGCATCGTCCAGGGCATCGCCGTGGGCGGCGAGTGGGGTGGGGCGGTGCTGATGGCCGGCGAGCATGCGCCCAAAGGCCGGCGCAACTTCTTCGCTTCGTTCGCCCAACTGGGCAGCCCGGCGGGCCTGATTCTGTCGCTGCTGGCCTTCGGCGCGGTGACCCGCCTGCCTGAAGACGAGCTGATGAGCTGGGGCTGGCGCGTGCCGTTCCTGGCCAGCGCGTTGCTGCTGCTGGTGGGCCTGGCGATTCGCCTGGGGGTGAACGAGTCGCCCGAGTTCATCGCCAGCCGCGAGCAGGCAGAGAAGGCCCGGCGCAAAGAGCAGGCGCCGGTTTTCGAAGTGCTGCGCACCGCCTGGCGCCCGCTGTTGTTGTGCATCGGTGCCAACACCTTGGGCATTGCCGGGGTCTATTTCACCAACACCTTCATGATCAGCTACACCACTCAACAATTGCACCTGGAGCGCTCGCTGATACTTGAGTGCCTGTTCTTCGTGGCGATCATCCAGTTCTGCGTGCAACCGCTGGCTGCCTGGCTGTCGGAGAAGATCGGTGCCACGCGCTTCCTGGCCCTGGTCGCGTTGCTGGCGATGGCCTCGCCGTACCCGATGTTCGTGCTGGTCAGCTCGGGCCAGGGGCCGTTGATCGTACTGGGCATCGCCCTGGCTGCAGCCTGCATGGCCTCTTTCTACGCGGTGATAGCTGGCTATGTCAGCGGTATGTTCGAAACCCGCGTGCGCTATACCGCCATTTCCTTGGCCTACCAGGTCTGCGGCGCCATCGCTGGCGGCCTTACCCCGCTGATCGGCACCTGGTTGGCTCACACCTTCAGCGGCCAGTGGTGGCCGATGGCCGTGTTCTACACCCTGATCGCCACCGTCTCGCTGGTCTGCGTGCTTGCCCTGGCGCGCCAGTATGCCCGTAGCCAGCGCCTGGAACTGGCCTGA
- a CDS encoding Zn-dependent hydrolase, protein MLKSNGERLWASLMAMAEIGATARGGSCRLALSDEDKAGRELFSHWCREAGLTLTVDAIGNLFARRPGSDPDAAPVMIGSHLDTQPEGGRFDGVYGVLAGLEVVRRLNDLNIQTRKPLEIAVWTNEEGARFTPAMFGSAVFTGSLALTEALAIRDADGISVADELQRTGYAGQRPLGGQVDAYFEAHIEQGPILEDNAKAIGVVSGGQAIRWLDVTVEGMAAHAGTTPMPLRKDALYGAARMIQAVEQLAADFAPEGLTTVGELSIAKSSRNTIPGLLQFTVDLRHHRDEAIEAMERDLTLKLQAIASQRGLQVRIERHWVSPATPFDTDCVAAVQQAVDGLGYAQQSIVSGAGHDAILLARYCPTAMVFIPCVGGLSHNEAEDVLPNDARQGADVLLNAVLARAGLVE, encoded by the coding sequence ATGTTGAAAAGCAATGGCGAACGCCTGTGGGCGAGCCTGATGGCCATGGCCGAAATCGGCGCCACCGCCCGTGGCGGCAGCTGCCGCCTGGCGCTCAGCGACGAAGACAAGGCTGGCCGTGAACTGTTCAGCCACTGGTGCCGTGAAGCCGGCCTGACGCTGACGGTGGATGCCATCGGCAACCTGTTCGCCCGCCGCCCTGGCAGTGACCCGGATGCGGCGCCAGTGATGATTGGTAGCCACCTCGACACCCAGCCCGAAGGCGGTCGTTTCGATGGCGTCTATGGCGTGCTGGCCGGGCTTGAAGTGGTGCGTCGCCTCAACGATCTGAACATCCAGACCCGCAAGCCGCTGGAAATCGCTGTATGGACCAACGAAGAGGGCGCGCGCTTCACCCCGGCCATGTTCGGCTCGGCGGTGTTTACCGGCAGCCTTGCGCTGACCGAGGCGCTGGCTATCCGCGATGCTGATGGCATCAGCGTGGCTGACGAGCTGCAGCGCACTGGTTACGCCGGCCAGCGCCCGCTGGGTGGCCAGGTGGATGCGTATTTCGAGGCGCATATCGAGCAAGGCCCGATCCTTGAAGACAACGCCAAGGCCATCGGCGTGGTCAGCGGTGGTCAGGCTATCCGCTGGCTGGACGTCACTGTCGAAGGTATGGCGGCACACGCCGGCACCACGCCGATGCCGCTGCGCAAGGATGCCTTGTATGGCGCGGCGCGGATGATCCAGGCGGTTGAGCAACTGGCAGCGGACTTCGCGCCCGAAGGTTTGACCACTGTTGGCGAACTGTCCATTGCCAAGTCTTCACGCAATACCATTCCTGGCCTGCTGCAGTTCACGGTCGACTTGCGCCACCACCGCGACGAAGCCATCGAGGCGATGGAGCGCGACTTGACCTTGAAGCTGCAAGCCATTGCCAGCCAGCGTGGTCTGCAGGTGCGTATCGAGCGGCACTGGGTCAGCCCGGCCACCCCGTTCGACACCGACTGCGTGGCTGCTGTGCAGCAGGCCGTGGATGGCCTGGGCTATGCCCAGCAATCGATCGTCAGCGGTGCCGGCCACGATGCCATCCTGCTGGCCCGCTACTGCCCGACGGCCATGGTGTTCATCCCCTGTGTCGGCGGCCTGAGCCACAACGAAGCCGAAGACGTGTTGCCCAACGATGCCCGTCAGGGTGCCGATGTACTGCTGAACGCCGTGCTGGCCCGTGCGGGCCTTGTCGAATAA
- a CDS encoding histone deacetylase family protein, which produces MRCYFHPEQLLHHPRSYYSRGAMRTPQEVPERAQRLLQAAKDLGFDIRQPDDAGLEPFRAVHGEAYLAFLEEAHARWKEVPEDWGDEVMSNIFVREPNALRGILAQAGRYLADGSCPVGENTWRSAYWSAQSAVAGAKAILDGEPAAYALCRPPGHHARFDSAGGFCYINNAAVAAQALRSRYSRVAVLDTDMHHGQGIQEIFYDRRDVLYVSVHGDPTNFYPGVAGFADERGSGEGEGYNLNLPMAHGASEADFMGQLDVALAAVKDFGAEALVLSLGFDIYELDPQSKVAVTTEGFAALGERIRALRLPCLIVQEGGYHLDSLEVNAQAFFAGKADWR; this is translated from the coding sequence ATGCGTTGCTACTTCCACCCCGAACAACTGCTGCACCACCCGCGCAGCTACTACTCGCGCGGCGCCATGCGCACCCCGCAGGAAGTCCCCGAGCGCGCCCAGCGGCTGTTGCAGGCCGCCAAGGACCTGGGCTTCGACATCCGCCAGCCCGACGATGCCGGCCTTGAACCGTTCAGGGCTGTGCACGGTGAGGCCTATCTGGCCTTCCTCGAAGAGGCCCATGCACGCTGGAAGGAAGTGCCCGAGGACTGGGGCGACGAGGTCATGTCCAACATCTTCGTGCGTGAGCCCAACGCCTTGCGTGGCATTCTCGCCCAGGCCGGGCGCTACCTGGCGGATGGCAGCTGCCCTGTTGGCGAAAACACCTGGCGTTCGGCCTATTGGTCTGCGCAAAGCGCGGTGGCCGGGGCCAAGGCCATCCTCGACGGCGAACCGGCTGCCTATGCGCTGTGCAGGCCACCGGGGCACCATGCGCGCTTCGATTCGGCGGGTGGGTTCTGCTACATCAACAACGCGGCTGTAGCTGCCCAGGCCCTGCGCAGCCGTTATAGCCGCGTGGCAGTTCTCGATACCGACATGCACCATGGGCAGGGGATTCAGGAGATTTTCTACGATCGCCGTGATGTGCTGTATGTGTCGGTGCATGGCGACCCGACCAACTTCTATCCTGGCGTGGCTGGGTTCGCGGACGAGCGGGGTAGTGGTGAAGGGGAGGGGTACAACCTGAACTTGCCGATGGCGCATGGGGCCAGTGAGGCTGATTTCATGGGGCAGTTGGACGTTGCGCTAGCTGCAGTGAAGGACTTTGGTGCTGAGGCGCTGGTGCTGTCGCTCGGGTTCGATATCTATGAACTCGACCCGCAGAGCAAGGTGGCAGTGACGACTGAAGGGTTTGCTGCGTTGGGGGAGCGGATTCGTGCGTTGCGGTTGCCGTGTCTGATCGTGCAGGAAGGCGGGTATCACCTGGACAGCCTGGAGGTGAATGCGCAGGCGTTCTTTGCTGGTAAGGCGGACTGGCGTTAG